Within the Pseudomonas guangdongensis genome, the region CCTGCACGAAGCCTTCGCCGCAGCCAACACCCTGGTGTTCGGCGTCTCGCGCGACGACCTGCGCAGTCATGAGAACTTCAAGGCCAAGCAGGACTTTCCCTTCGAGCTGATCAGCGACGGCGACGAGCAGCTCTGCCAGCAGTTTGCGGTGATCAAGCCGAAGAAGCTCTATGGCAAGGAATACCTGGGCATCGAGCGCAGCACCTTCCTGATCGACGCCGATGGCGTGCTGCGCCACGAGTGGCGGGGCGTCAAGGTGCCCGGCCACGTCGAGGCGGTCCTGCAGGCCGCCCGCGAGCTGGCCGCGCGCTGAGGACCATGCCGGCCGCCGGGCGCCCGCCCCGGACAAGCGCCCGGCACCGCCCACTCAGGCCTTGCGCAGCCAGTAACGGAAGCGGCCGTCCGCCTCATCCTCATGAAGCAGCTGGTGCCCGGCCAGCCGGGCGAAGGCGCGGAAATCGCGCTGCGAGCCGGCATCGGTGGCGATGACCTTGAGCACCGCGCCGCTGGCCAGGCGGTTGAGTTCCAGCTTGGCCTTGAGCAGCGGCAGCGGGCAGCTCAATCCGCTGGCATCCAGTTCGGCATCGAAGGCCGGCAGCGGCCCGATCGCATCGGTCATCGTCATTCCTCCGCAAAATGCCGCGCAGCATACCCAAGCCGCGCGGCGACTGGCCAGCCGCCGGCCGCTGCGGCTAGAGTAGCGGCCTGCCCCCTGCGAGCCTGCCCGATGAAGATTCTGCGCCCCACCCTGCTGACGCTGGCCTGCCTGCTGGCGACTCCGCTGGCCGCCAGCGACCTCCCCGCGCTGGGCGACGCCAGCTCCTCGATCGTCTCGCCCGACCAGGAATACCAGCTCGGCCGCGCCTGGCTGAACCTGCTGCGCGGCCAGGTCAAGAGCCTGCCCGACCCGCTGCTG harbors:
- a CDS encoding peroxiredoxin: MPVTLDSPVADFQAQATSGQQVQLSALKGRQVVLYFYPKDSTPGCTTQGQNFRDLHEAFAAANTLVFGVSRDDLRSHENFKAKQDFPFELISDGDEQLCQQFAVIKPKKLYGKEYLGIERSTFLIDADGVLRHEWRGVKVPGHVEAVLQAARELAAR
- a CDS encoding sulfurtransferase TusA family protein: MTDAIGPLPAFDAELDASGLSCPLPLLKAKLELNRLASGAVLKVIATDAGSQRDFRAFARLAGHQLLHEDEADGRFRYWLRKA